From Candidatus Hadarchaeales archaeon, one genomic window encodes:
- a CDS encoding bifunctional N(6)-L-threonylcarbamoyladenine synthase/serine/threonine protein kinase yields MLCLGLEGTAHTLGVGIVSSEGKILSHVARVYRPEKGGIHPREAARSHASQIKAAIGEALEGAGVTLRDLDLFAFSAGPGLGPCLRVVATAARALSVLTGKPLVGVNHCIAHVEIGRLLTGAEDPVTLYVSGGNTQVIAFEEGRYRVFGETLDIPVGNCLDVFARETGISPAGGAGVERLAREGKRYLPLPYVVKGMDLSFSGPLTEALRKYREGEDLRDLCFSLQETVFAALVEVTERAVAHTEKREVLLTGGVASNLRLREMLGKMCEARGASLFVPPPEFCADNGAMIGWTGLLAYRHGVKQRVEEAVIRQRWRTDEVDIPWRR; encoded by the coding sequence ATGCTCTGCCTTGGTCTGGAGGGGACTGCCCATACACTTGGGGTAGGGATAGTGAGTTCCGAGGGGAAGATCCTCTCCCATGTGGCTAGGGTTTACAGACCGGAGAAGGGTGGGATCCATCCCAGGGAGGCTGCCCGTTCCCATGCCTCCCAAATCAAGGCCGCCATAGGGGAAGCCTTGGAAGGGGCGGGTGTGACCCTCAGGGACCTCGACCTCTTCGCCTTTTCCGCCGGCCCGGGCCTGGGACCCTGCCTCAGGGTAGTGGCCACGGCCGCCAGGGCCCTTTCCGTCCTCACGGGCAAGCCCCTCGTAGGGGTGAACCACTGCATCGCCCACGTGGAGATAGGGAGGCTGCTCACGGGTGCGGAGGATCCAGTTACCCTCTACGTGAGCGGTGGCAACACGCAGGTGATAGCCTTCGAGGAGGGAAGATACAGGGTATTCGGGGAAACCCTAGACATACCGGTCGGCAACTGTCTCGATGTCTTCGCGAGGGAGACGGGGATCTCCCCTGCCGGGGGGGCGGGGGTCGAAAGGCTCGCAAGGGAAGGGAAAAGGTATCTTCCCCTCCCCTACGTGGTCAAGGGAATGGACCTTTCCTTTTCCGGTCCCCTGACGGAAGCCCTACGAAAGTACAGGGAAGGGGAGGACCTGAGGGACCTCTGCTTTAGCCTCCAGGAAACCGTTTTCGCCGCCCTGGTGGAGGTGACGGAAAGAGCAGTCGCCCACACGGAGAAAAGGGAAGTCCTGCTGACGGGAGGGGTGGCCTCGAACCTCAGACTCAGGGAAATGCTGGGAAAGATGTGTGAAGCGAGGGGGGCCTCCCTCTTCGTCCCCCCTCCCGAGTTTTGCGCCGACAACGGAGCGATGATAGGGTGGACGGGCCTTCTCGCCTACCGGCATGGGGTGAAACAGAGAGTGGAAGAAGCCGTGATAAGGCAGAGGTGGAGGACGGATGAAGTGGACATTCCCTGGAGACGGTAG
- a CDS encoding transketolase — protein MVIFDRKAEPHTPSLLRELAEKARIIRRDSLIMTTEAGSGHPGGSLSCADILSVLYFHHLRYDPSNPRWEGRDRFILSKGHACPALYSALSLAGFFPREWLRTLRKFGSPLQGHPDSTSTPGVEASTGSLGQGLSIGCGMALAARLDGRDYRVYVLMGDGEMDEGQVWEAAMFAAHQRLDNLVGIVDRNRIQLDGFTEEIVGLEPLAEKWRSFGWNVLEVDGHDLLQVAEALDEAERIKGKPTLILARTVKGKGVSFMENQVKYHGTPLTREELERALKELEG, from the coding sequence ATGGTGATTTTCGACAGAAAGGCAGAACCCCACACCCCCTCCCTCCTCCGCGAATTGGCCGAGAAGGCCAGGATCATCCGGAGGGATTCCCTGATCATGACCACGGAGGCCGGTTCCGGTCATCCGGGTGGTTCCCTTTCCTGTGCCGACATCCTTTCCGTCCTCTACTTCCACCATCTCCGCTACGATCCTTCGAATCCAAGGTGGGAGGGAAGGGACAGGTTCATCCTCTCCAAGGGCCATGCCTGTCCTGCCCTTTATTCAGCCCTTTCCTTGGCGGGTTTTTTTCCCAGGGAATGGTTGCGCACCCTCCGGAAGTTCGGAAGTCCCTTACAGGGTCATCCGGACTCCACCTCTACCCCCGGTGTGGAAGCCTCGACGGGTTCGCTGGGTCAGGGTCTTTCGATAGGATGTGGCATGGCCCTGGCCGCAAGACTGGACGGGAGGGATTACAGGGTTTACGTTTTGATGGGAGATGGGGAGATGGACGAGGGACAGGTCTGGGAAGCAGCCATGTTCGCCGCCCACCAGCGTCTGGACAACCTGGTGGGGATAGTGGACAGGAACAGGATTCAGCTGGACGGTTTCACGGAGGAAATAGTGGGGCTGGAACCCTTAGCGGAGAAGTGGAGGTCCTTCGGGTGGAACGTGCTCGAGGTCGACGGACACGACCTCCTCCAAGTGGCGGAGGCTTTGGATGAGGCTGAGAGGATAAAGGGAAAACCCACGCTGATCCTCGCGAGGACGGTGAAGGGGAAGGGGGTTTCCTTCATGGAGAATCAGGTGAAGTACCACGGTACTCCCCTCACGAGGGAAGAACTGGAAAGGGCTCTCAAGGAGCTGGAAGGATGA